Proteins from a genomic interval of Ictalurus furcatus strain D&B chromosome 2, Billie_1.0, whole genome shotgun sequence:
- the spry1 gene encoding protein sprouty homolog 1, with the protein MDRGGHVGAVLSLDQIRSIRSKNEYTEGPVTSTASSPSSATSTRQPSSPSWRPSPPPRTLKHERTHEVIVVNVNNNNYGNGSTGGGFSPSSGSSPPFRHVVRTQPKSQTAPLRPLFPPSDTLLMSKQAKSKGESLLSSSSSSSSSSSHQLICESCGKCKCMECTSPRPLPSRMVCDGQCVCSAESVLEHSTCMCLVKGLFYHCSSEGGDDAGDSCADRPCSLSRPRCPARFLCMALMAPVFPCLLCYPPCKGCLKVCQVCHDRLHRPGCRCKNSNAVYCWRDGQGHALTPGKPT; encoded by the coding sequence ATGGATCGCGGAGGCCACGTGGGCGCCGTTCTCTCTCTGGATCAGATTCGCTCCATACGTTCCAAGAACGAGTACACAGAAGGCCCCGTGACGTCAACGGCGTCATCGCCGTCGTCTGCAACGTCGACGCGGCAACCATCGTCGCCGTCGTGGCGCCCATCGCCACCTCCCCGGACGTTGAAGCACGAGAGGACTCACGAGGTCATCGTGGTCAacgtcaacaacaacaattacggAAACGGCAGCACCGGCGGCGGCTTCTCTCCTTCCTCAGGAAGCTCGCCACCTTTTCGCCATGTGGTTAGGACGCAGCCCAAATCTCAGACGGCGCCCTTGCGTCCTCTGTTCCCTCCCTCAGACACTCTGTTGATGTCGAAGCAGGCGAAATCGAAGGGCGAGTCGTTGTTGTCGTCGTCTTCGTCGTCCTCGTCATCCTCGTCGCACCAACTGATCTGCGAGAGCTGCGGAAAGTGTAAATGCATGGAGTGCACTTCGCCGCGACCCCTTCCTTCGCGGATGGTGTGCGATGGCCAGTGCGTGTGCTCGGCCGAGAGCGTGCTGGAGCACAGCACGTGCATGTGCCTCGTCAAGGGCCTTTTCTACCACTGCTCAAGTGAGGGTGGAGACGATGCTGGCGACTCGTGCGCTGACCGACCGTGCTCACTGTCGCGCCCCCGCTGCCCGGCACGCTTCCTCTGCATGGCCCTCATGGCACCCGTCTTCCCTTGCCTGCTCTGCTACCCTCCCTGCAAAGGGTGCCTAAAAGTGTGCCAGGTCTGCCACGACCGCCTGCACCGACCCGGCTGTCGCTGCAAGAACTCAAACGCCGTCTACTGCTGGAGGGACGGGCAGGGACACGCACTCACACCAGGCAAACCAACCTGA